Proteins encoded within one genomic window of Oncorhynchus mykiss isolate Arlee chromosome 27, USDA_OmykA_1.1, whole genome shotgun sequence:
- the LOC110507547 gene encoding myelin protein zero-like protein 3, translating into MSYTKTWTTSPWNTIYFNSLPHFTEMVRQQHMSIRLNIVLLLYLMVCFVLCPVSGITVSSPAEVHSVRGDAVTLTCTFTSTSRATSRMSVDWSYRPQSGGPPQAFFHFSSLVFPPRDGQFNGRVKWLGSPARGEASIQLLNASLSDNGTYTCSVRNPPDVHGFPTSQTVLTVTPEVLAVHFSDVAVLLAFILLPSTIITLALLGRMCCPPRDKSQTQGYHSPIEVTPGEEPGFKQIHSKEKNMTCCHVYLLDSDYEDYYVHKERPPVQGETMAESQC; encoded by the exons ATGAGTTACACAAAAACATGGACGACGAGTCCCTGGAATACAATTTATTTTAATTCCCTACCTCATTTTACTGAAATGGTTCGGCAACAACATATGAGTATACGTTTGAACATTGTATTGTTGCTGTATTTAATGGTTTGTTTTG TGCTGTGCCCTGTGTCAGGCATAACAGTGAGCTCCCCTGCGGAGGTCCATTCTGTGAGGGGTGATGCCGTCACCCTGACTTGCACCTTCACCTCTACCAGCCGAGCCACCAGCCGTATGTCAGTGGACTGGTCCTACAGGCCTCAGAGCGGAGGCCCTCCGCAGGCG TTCTTCCACTTCTCCTCTCTGGTGTTCCCTCCGCGGGATGGCCAGTTTAATGGGCGTGTGAAGTGGCTGGGTAGCCCGGCCCGGGGCGAGGCCTCCATCCAGCTCCTCAACGCCTCCCTCAGCGACAACGGCACCTACACCTGCTCCGTCAGGAACCCCCCCGACGTCCACGGATTCCCCACCTCACAGACCGTCCTCACCGTGACGCCCGAAG tgCTCGCGGTTCACTTCTCAGATGTGGCTGTGCTTTTAGCCTTCATACTGCTTCCTTCCACCATCATCACGCTGGCTCTGCTGGGCCGCATGTGCTGCCCTCCGAGGGACAAGAGCCAGACCCAGGGTTACCACTCCCCTATTGAGGTCACACCTGG AGAGGAGCCTGGCTTCAAGCAGATCCACAGCAAGGAGAAAAACATGACATGCTGCCACGTATATTTGCTG GATTCCGACTATGAGGATTACTACGTCCACAAAGAGAGGCCTCCGGTTCAGGGAGAGACCATGGCCgagtctcagtgctag
- the LOC110507548 gene encoding myelin protein zero-like protein 2, which translates to MSVNHLYLLVLLSGLAASGLLPVSGLRVETSGEVEAVNGTDVWLKCTFQSSSPITPATLTVSWSFRPFGPGREESVFYYHERPYPPPDGRFHKRAIWAGDIMGRDATIVVRKVKFTYNGTFSCQVKNPPDVHGNAGEVKLTVVTTASFSEMIMLAAAIGGAIVLMVIFLVIIMSIRRCREKRREEEGAEELPRRQRKDPTVCHPARAIHLYVDDDVLEVDSSDGMISEASTKDPSSSEEDDRSSDYGGGDDSD; encoded by the exons GCTTGTTACCGGTCAGTGGGCTGAGGGTGGAAACGTCGGGGGAGGTGGAGGCAGTGAACGGTACAGATGTGTGGCTGAAATGTACCTTCCAGAGCAGCTcgcccatcaccccagcaacgcTCACGGTCTCATGGAGCTTCCGACCCTTCGGACCTGGCCGGGAGGAGTCA GTGTTCTATTACCATGAGAGGCCTTACCCTCCCCCGGATGGGCGTTTCCATAAGCGGGCGATATGGGCAGGTGACATCATGGGGCGGGACGCCACCATCGTGGTACGTAAGGTCAAGTTCACTTACAATGGGACGTTCAGCTGCCAGGTGAAGAACCCTCCGGACGTCCATGGCAACGCGGGGGAGGTGAAACTGACCGTGGTCACCACAG ccTCCTTCTCTGAGATGATCATGCTTGCTGCAGCCATCGGGGGCGCCATCGTGCTGATGGTCATCTTCCTCGTCATCATCATGTCAATAAGACGATGTCGCGAGAAGAGACGGGAGgaagagggggcggaggaactaCCTCGCAGACAGAGAAAGGACCCTACCGTGtg ccaCCCTGCACGGGCCATCCACCTGTATGTGGACGATGACGTGCTAGAGGTTGACAGCTCGGACGGTATGATCTCGGAGGCCAGCACCAAGGACCCCAGTTCCTCTGAGGAAGACGACAGGAGCTCTGACTACGGCGGAGGCGATGACTCTGACTGA